GCACCATGCCATTATTAAAGTGGATTGCGTTGTTCTTCCGCTTGTGCCGATGAATGCCTGTGGGCATCAGACGGGCGACCGGCTCGCATTGGTCGAAGAGTTTTTGGAGGCGAGCTTCCGAGTAGTCACGGGCGTCCTCATCGGTCTGGTCGAGCCACAATGCCGGTCCCGGTAGGTTCGAGATGATGTAGCAGAGAGTCAGCTCGGGGGCGGTGGTCTTAGACGACTGGACTGAGGCGATGATCGAGACGAGCCGGATACGTGGATCGACCACGGCTTCCATGACCTCGCGAATCCACGGGGAGTTCTCGGAGCGGAAGCGTCCGGGATTTGGTGAATACGGGATGCCGTTGATGTGCTCCTCGCACCATTCCCATGGTGGTCGTCGGTCGGGCGGTTGCCAGGCCTCGCGCCAGATGTCGTGCAGCACCTTCATGACTCGTGGAGACAGCGCAGAACCTCATCAATCGCCTTGCGGCATTCCCGCTGGATGCCGGTGGCGTCGAGTCCGGATAGAACCGGAGGAAGCTCGTTCTCAAACTTCGCCCGAAGAACAGAAGTCGCTTGTGCGACGAGTCCGATCCACTCCTCCCGGACTTTCGTGAGTGGCACGTATTCACCTTTCTTGACCGCGATCCTCAGTTCACGTTCTTCCACTTCGGCCAAGAGCTTGCGGGCTTTGAGTGCCTCTTCGTTGACCGTTGGTTTCGTAGATCCTTTTAGTCCGTTTTCACGGACAAACTCACGCCATGCGGATACCGACCACATCCCATTGGAGAGTGGTTTCGGAGCTCCCTTCCGCTTTTGCCATGAGCTGAGTGTTCGCCTGGTGACACCGAGCAAGTCGGCAAGCTCGACCTTCGTTTTGGCGTAGGCGGTCGTGTCGGTGCTTCCGGATGCACGCGCTTCGATACGGGTACGCTCAGCTACGGTAAGAGGCTTGCCGGCGGCGACTTTCTTAACGATGTTCTGAAAGTCGGCGTCGAGAATCTTCCCTGCAATCTCCGGGTCGAGCGGTGACCTGGCCTCATCCGATGGGAGTGCCTTGCTCATGGTTTTACCGCTACCCACCCTGCGAAGTTCAAGTGCCGCCAGAAACAATCAACTGAGCGGAAACCTTCTTCATGGAGAAGGTTCTCGTTCCAGCGGGCGGTGACGGGGACGAGCACACCCTCTAACGACAGCCGCTTGCGATCAATCTCGGCTTCGGAATAGCCGTTCTGTTTCTTGATCGCCAGGAACAGGTCAACGAAGGCGTCGTCAAGTTCAGAGGTTGCGCCCAAGACCTTCTCCACCAGAATGAACGCACCGCCTGGAGCGAGGGAATTAAACACCCGGCGGATGATGCGCTGGCGGTATTCGATTGGGGTAAACTGGAGCGTGAGCACCGACAGGACGACACTGGAGGTCACACATGGGAACTCGTGCCGGAGGTCGGCAGACTGGATGGTGACGCGATCTCCGTGTGGGTGTTTGGAAAACTTGGTCCTTGCTGCCTCTATCATCGGTTCACTGATCTCCAAACCGATGTAGTCGTTTGCCGCCCCTAAATTGGATACGAAGGGCAAGAGTGCCTCGCCGCGTGAGCATCCCATGTCGATGATTGTGGTTCCGGGTTGGACAAAGTTACGCCCAACCTCGAAGGTGACCATCCGCATTGCATTGTATTGTGGGATGCTGCGCTGAAGCATGTCATCGAACACGGCCGTGACCTCGCCGTCAAATTGCCATTGCCCTGCGGGCATCACGTGATCGCGATCTTCGCTCATGCCTGCGTTGAGTATGTCAACGGGGCAGGCGTTTCATTATCCGCGTCCCTTCGGTAAGGCATGTGCCTTCCTTCGCCACCCAGATGCACGGGATCTCGTAACGAGCGTACATTTCACGGGTTCGGGGATTGCTTTCAATGGCGATGTAGCGGGCATCCTCACCATGGACCGGGAAGATGGCCTTCTTGAGCAGGTGCTCCTTGATGGCTGGCGGATTCCACCAACCCTTCGGTGCGAAGCAGGCGTCGTCTGGTCGCCACCCGGTCTTTTGCTCGATCCGGTCGAGCGTGCGCACCATCCATGTTTCTGGCCGCGCCGAAATTAAGATGACCGTGTGCGGTCTAACCAGTTCGACCAACCATTGCCGGTATTCTTCCGAGGCGAGGCGGGTCTCCATGCGCGGAGGGGTCGTTCCTCGCGGCGGGTTGTTCGCCACCAGGGTATAGTTCAGGTCGAGAAGGATCACCTTTTTGGATGGGTCGGCGGTAACGGTATTCATAGTAGGTCAGTTTGAAGACGTTGGGAGAAAGCGTCCATAGCGCATTGCACGAGATTCATGCGGGTGCCGTCCGGATAGGGGAGATTGAACTCGAACTCGATAGCGGCACGGAGTTTCGCGTGATCGACCGGGCGGGCTGATGCGCAGGATGCGTTGATGTTGTTGGAAAAGTCATCGACCTTCACCGAGCGGAAGAACTGGCCGAATAGGTCTCGGAACTCGGGGATCGTATGATATTTCTGGACCTTGGGTTTGTCTTGGAAATCGCCGATGCGGATGCCTGGCTCGTAGTCCAGACGGAACGCGATATTGCCCGCGTTGCTCTCATTCATAAACGCCTTGCCATTGACCTGCCTCCACCCTGATTCCCCGGCCGAGGAGGCGCAGGCATAGACCTTGGTGAATGGTTTGCACAGGGCAGCGCATAGGCAGGCGATGTGCTCGCGGTCTTCTCGGAACGGCACCGAATTAAGAACACTTGCAATGAAGATGCTCGTCCATTCCTTGCCTGCTGCCACCTCGGCAAGGAACTCGCGGGCAAGGTCCACGCTCTCGTCCTTATTGATCCCGCCAGGACCAAGCCGGTACGGTTCAAATGGAGTGCAGTCGATTCCCTGTTGGCGGAGCAGAAAAGTTTCGGTCAGGTGCCCGGCTCCGAAGTCGAGAATGGTCGTGCCGTGTTCCTTGATCCAACGAGCCCGGTCGTTAGGCCTGCCAATGTCGAAAGTGTGGCACGGCTTCGCTCCATGGGTGGCGAAGATGAAGCCATTTCCGAGTTCACGCCTGACCCGTCGAGCCCTCCGGAATGAGTTGAACCGCAGCATGTCAGCATAGCGGGTGTGGATGTCGAAGTCCATCGAGAGCAGGTTCATCATGGCTCGGGCGAACTCTGCCTCGTCATCCGTGACGAATACAACCGGAGCATTGGTCACCTTCTTCTCGGCAAGCATTTCGAGCCGGCCAATCCCGTTGATCACAGTCAGATCTTCACGGCAGACGATGGGCATGAGGATGCCGTGACGGTGGAGCGTCCGGGCAAGATTGCGGGCATACTGAATCCAACGTCCTGCGTTCGCTCTGCATAGATCCTTCACTGGCACTTCCGCAGGCAGGCAGCGTAGAAATTCGTCGCTTCCAACCTTCTTGTTGGGGATGCTCTCGGCCAGCGCTTGTATGTCGATGGATTTAAGTTCGCTGGTGACTTTCCCGGGCGTATGATGAAAGTCGAAGTCGTTGGTGGCACGGTTGAATACGATGTTGAGAGCCTTTCGTTGGTCGAGGTCGAGCGCCTTGGTCCGGAACACCGGGACGTGCGTCGCTCCCATGCGTTCGGCGACCAGGTGGCGCTGGTGACCAGAGAGGATTTCCCCGTCCGAGTCTGCGAAAATCGGGGCGATAAATCCGAGTTTCTGAAGCGATAGCTCGATCAAGTCCAGACGTTCCGGGACAGCGGAGCGTGGGTTGTAGGTCGAAGGCCGAATGGCGTCTATGGGTTCGAGTGTGATCATCACAGGTCGAGGCGGGTTCGGATTTCTTGGAGAACGCTGTCCTTGTCGAATCCAGCGTCCTGCTTCAGCCGATCGCACCAAGCGATGAACTCGTCCTGACTGATACGGAACCGGTAAAGTCCGACCGCGACGGTGACATCGCTCTTCTCCAATTCTTTGTCGTGGCGGTCGTCGTCCGCTTCTTCCTCCTCAGGATCGGGGGTGAGCAGAGCGTCGAGGTCGGCTGGTTCGAACCCGGCAAGGATCGTGTCGAAGTCAGCCTCCTGCCATTCACCCGCGATTTTTTCCAACTCGTTTAGATCAACGGTCGAGAGTTCAGCCAGGCGGTTGTCTGCAACTAGCACGGCAAGTTCGTCGTTTTCGCTGGCAAAGTCTTGAAAGTCGACGGGCACGACCTCGGTGCCGAGCTGTTTTGCGGCCATCAGTCGACCGTGGCCGGAGACAATCAGCCCACTACGCTTGGAGACGGTGATCGTCTGCCTCCATCCGAAGTAACGGATGTTTTTGGCGAGCAGCTCGATTTGTCGCTGCGGATGGGTGTTTGGATTGCGCGGGTTTGGCTTCAGTTCGCCCACTGGCACCAGCTTGTCGTAACTGCACCAGACTTCGATGCCGTTGGCGAGGGTGCGGGCTTTGGGATCATCGGTCATCGTCGCTTCCAGTGGTGTCAACACCCGCCTACATCAAGCCAGCTTTCGAGGTCAGCCAATGCGGCCCGAACGCAAGCCAGTGGAGGCGTTGTCGGGCTGGTTGCCTCTGTTTGCTGAATCTTCAAGGGTCGTGCCATGGGAATCGTGGTTGGAGTTGGTGAGGGCCGAAGCAACCGCTTCAGCGCCCTTGCGGTAGACCGTCACGGCGAGCAGTTCACCATCGACGAGCACCGCCCAGTAGCGCGATGGGTAGCCATCGGATTTGAGGTAGCGTGTGACTTCGGTGCGCATTAGAAATTGTAATCGTGGAAGTGGTGACGACCGGGGATTACCCGCTCGTTGTTAGTGGTTCGGTAGCGACCGTCCTTGCGGAGGGATGCTCGATAAACAGCCCCCTCCGGATTTGGGTGATAGGTGTAGCGTTGGCTCGTGTTGTTCACGCAGTGGCCGGCGAATCCGCCCTGCACGATCTCGGGCTTCCAGTCGTCGAGTGTGGCGACGTCTTCCTGCAGGTGGATCGTTTTGCCGCTCGCACTGACCTTGATGATCGTGCATGCGGTCCGGTCTGAGTAGCGGCAGACGGTGGCACCGTCTCCGACTTTCGGTGTCCAGTCGATCATGCCTCCTCCCTCCATTTTTCGCGGCGGGCGCGGGTTTTCACGCTGTTGGGCGAGAGCCCGAACTTGTCAGCCGTTTGCTTGATGCTTCGGCATTTCTTCCAGAACGCCCGGGCCTCCGACCAGATTGCCTCGCCCAGTCCGGGGTTTCCGACCTTCGCGGTGCGTTTCTTTTTCGGGTGTTTCTTGGGTGCCGGGCCCTCT
The sequence above is drawn from the Akkermansiaceae bacterium genome and encodes:
- a CDS encoding ParB N-terminal domain-containing protein, with product MITLEPIDAIRPSTYNPRSAVPERLDLIELSLQKLGFIAPIFADSDGEILSGHQRHLVAERMGATHVPVFRTKALDLDQRKALNIVFNRATNDFDFHHTPGKVTSELKSIDIQALAESIPNKKVGSDEFLRCLPAEVPVKDLCRANAGRWIQYARNLARTLHRHGILMPIVCREDLTVINGIGRLEMLAEKKVTNAPVVFVTDDEAEFARAMMNLLSMDFDIHTRYADMLRFNSFRRARRVRRELGNGFIFATHGAKPCHTFDIGRPNDRARWIKEHGTTILDFGAGHLTETFLLRQQGIDCTPFEPYRLGPGGINKDESVDLAREFLAEVAAGKEWTSIFIASVLNSVPFREDREHIACLCAALCKPFTKVYACASSAGESGWRQVNGKAFMNESNAGNIAFRLDYEPGIRIGDFQDKPKVQKYHTIPEFRDLFGQFFRSVKVDDFSNNINASCASARPVDHAKLRAAIEFEFNLPYPDGTRMNLVQCAMDAFSQRLQTDLL
- a CDS encoding ParB N-terminal domain-containing protein translates to MTDDPKARTLANGIEVWCSYDKLVPVGELKPNPRNPNTHPQRQIELLAKNIRYFGWRQTITVSKRSGLIVSGHGRLMAAKQLGTEVVPVDFQDFASENDELAVLVADNRLAELSTVDLNELEKIAGEWQEADFDTILAGFEPADLDALLTPDPEEEEADDDRHDKELEKSDVTVAVGLYRFRISQDEFIAWCDRLKQDAGFDKDSVLQEIRTRLDL
- a CDS encoding methyltransferase domain-containing protein; this translates as MSEDRDHVMPAGQWQFDGEVTAVFDDMLQRSIPQYNAMRMVTFEVGRNFVQPGTTIIDMGCSRGEALLPFVSNLGAANDYIGLEISEPMIEAARTKFSKHPHGDRVTIQSADLRHEFPCVTSSVVLSVLTLQFTPIEYRQRIIRRVFNSLAPGGAFILVEKVLGATSELDDAFVDLFLAIKKQNGYSEAEIDRKRLSLEGVLVPVTARWNENLLHEEGFRSVDCFWRHLNFAGWVAVKP